In Dendropsophus ebraccatus isolate aDenEbr1 chromosome 14, aDenEbr1.pat, whole genome shotgun sequence, the following proteins share a genomic window:
- the LOC138772317 gene encoding G1/S-specific cyclin-D1-like, with the protein MELLCYEADTYRRAYVDVALLTDRVLGYLLKSQETHRPSDNYFTCVQTDIQPSMRKMVATWMLQVCEDQQCEEEVFPLAMNYLDRFLCLQPLEKIRLQLLGTTCMLLASKMKETVPLSVEKLCIYTDNSIRPEDLLDMELFVLQKLKWDLAVVMPHDFMEHFLTKMPLTAGTKQNVYKYAQTYMALCATDEKFIASRPSMISAGSVAAAIQGLHLDNVDCIFSSQCLIPFLSQLIRCDPGSLQACQKQIELLLESSLRQAPQEADIASDAMSMVGETDPPCTPTHVRDVDI; encoded by the coding sequence ATGGAGCTGCTGTGCTATGAGGCGGACACCTATAGGAGAGCTTATGTGGACGTGGCCCTGCTGACTGACCGGGTGCTGGGCTACCTGCTGAAAAGCCAGGAGACCCACCGCCCCTCCGACAACTACTTCACCTGTGTGCAGACGGACATCCAGCCCAGCATGAGGAAGATGGTGGCCACATGGATGCTGCAGGTGTGTGAGGACCAGCAGTGTGAGGAAGAAGTCTTCCCGCTGGCTATGAACTACCTGGATCGCTTCCTATGCCTGCAACCGCTAGAGAAGATCCGCTTACAGCTGCTGGGGACCACCTGCATGTTACTGGCCTCCAAAATGAAGGAGACCGTCCCTTTATCGGTGGAGAAACTCTGCATTTACACCGATAATTCCATCAGGCCGGAGGACTTACTGGACATGGAGCTGTTCGTGCTGCAGAAGCTGAAGTGGGACTTGGCCGTCGTAATGCCTCACGACTTTATGGAACATTTTCTTACCAAAATGCCGCTGACCGCCGGCACCAAGCAGAACGTCTATAAGTACGCTCAGACCTATATGGCTCTCTGCGCCACGGATGAAAAGTTTATCGCCAGCCGGCCCTCCATGATATCAGCAGGGAGCGTGGCAGCCGCCATACAGGGTCTACATTTGGACAACGTGGATTGCATCTTCTCATCTCAGTGCCTTATCCCCTTCTTATCGCAGCTCATCAGATGTGACCCGGGCTCTTTACAGGCTTGCCAAAAACAGATTGAGTTGCTCCTAGAGTCCAGCTTACGTCAGGCACCGCAAGAAGCAGATATCGCCTCAGACGCCATGTCCATGGTAGGCGAAACAGATCCTCCCTGCACACCAACCCACGTCAGGGATGTGGACATCTGA